The sequence AGCGTATGATGGAAATGTGATTAAAAATTCCTActtaaaaatgtaaaataaaGGGAGCCATAATAAAAGAGATACTCAGTATTGTAAGACACATCGAACCATTGAATAAGGGTGTGTTTTTGTGAGGAAAGTAGAAGaaagcgtatgattaattaaatattaattattttaaacttggaaaataaattaatatgatttttaaagtaacttttctatagaagaTCTTTGCAAATACACACGGTTGGGGAAGTATgtgcgcgaaaaacgagggatTTTTCTCCATGCTTCAAACCAACTCACCCTAAAACTGGTGGAGTATGAGTACTAGATATTAGAATGTGATAAAATTCAAAAGTTAGGGAGCTAGTGCCATAACTTCTCAAATTGAAATTTTAGTACTTAGGATCAATATACAATTACTCCACTTTCCTAAATCCCAATGTAAaagtataattatttaaatCCTAAACTAGTATGTAgaaccattaaaataataactgAAATTGTACTCTATATTTAAACTTTAACTCTTTAAGGTTTGAAGTGAAGAATTCAGACAAATTGAGGAAATACGATTAGGAAGATCTATGTCCTTGCCTCTATGTCATTAACATAAGCACATACGAGAGATACACAtgatcagtaaaaaaaaaaagaacagagcaGTACGCTGATGCAGCAAATTGGGTACCAACTGAACGCGTGCGGCCAAGTGACCTCGCGGCCGTGCGTTCGTCCTGCCACGCTTTGGCCAGCCGCCGGAGAGTGCACGTAAGGGAGCTGAGGGGGGTGCACATTGGCAAAAACAGGATATCAAGCACTGTAAACAGAGATGTAGGGGGGTTCATGTGCACCCCCCTCAGCCAATGTAACTTCGCCCCtgtttgtggtttagggtcacggtttagggtcacggattagattccAGTCACTTTTGAGgatcacaaagtgaacttattcctgcaGCTGCCGTGCAAGTGTAGTGGGCCGACTACACAGACGCATTCGCACGCAACGCAACACGCATCGTGTGGCATCCACGCGTAGGCGCAGCTTCCGCTTATGGAATGattgtgttattttttttatttttaataaacagAACGAAATGGTCGGGAAATTTTAATACTCCTATTTATGAATTTAACTACTTAGTGTCAACTTCAATGTCACGCTAACagaaatagaaaaaattagaTTTTGAAAACGGTAACCATcgatgaaaatattattattatattagttttcCGGAAACAGTATCGGTACAATTGGGAAATTTTCGTACCGTTTTCGCTCCTAATCTATTATGTATATGGTATGTTTTGATTCATTGTATTAAAAGGGGTTCCACccagattaagttttttttttggacggatggagtGGCCTCCAAGCAAGTTACTTATTGGGCTCTTCCAAGTGAAGGCAgcacaggagaaaaaaaatatctttaggaGCTTAGAGCCTTTGacaggggaggaagagggaagtgaaaGGACGATGGCCCTATGCTGGGCACGACCGCTGTTAGAGCAGGGATAATAGcgggctattagccagctataaacatattttaatgagataaaagatgagagagaagagtagcgggctacagatctatagccagctataGTACGGACTGAGACCAtatgttaatagtatagtaagcaactattatatgaattggctattagatcggctatagataaattggagttagtaatgggctatactattgaacttgctcttaggatCATCACAGATGCACAAGCGGTCACTCCGTGGAATCACCAACGCCGCTCTTGCTCGGTCCGAAGGAGTCCGGGGGAGACGGAGGAGAATGAATCTAAGGTTAGGGGGTTCgatatggtaatatttgtttgaaGTCACCCCAGGACCCTAATTACCCACGTTTAGGTGTGTCGCCAGTGTCGGGAAAGAAGACGAGGAGATCATCGGAACTGAAAAAGGACAGGGACAAGAATCACAAGTATTTATAATGATCCAAAATCTACGAGATTTGGAGGTTGATTCTCTGGCGAATGACATTCAGCAATTCAGTTttaatatacttcctccgtttctaaatatttaatatcgttgactttttagcacatatttaaccgttcatcttattaaaaaaattttatgaaatatgtaaaactatatgtatacatgaaaatatatttaacaatgaatcaaatgataggaaaagaattaataattacttgattcttttaataagataaatagataaatatatttaaaaaaatcaatagcgTCGAATATTTATAAACAGAGAATATTTATAAACAGATAGTAGAAAACAAGCAAGGCTGAAGAGAAAAATCTACTAGACGCAAAGCGGCAAAAGTTGATGGACACAAAAAGTGCAGCTCACCTGGCGCCGGGCCCCACTCTTCCAGGCCCCTGTCCACAGGCTGCAGCTCCCAGTCAGATAAGGAGATAATCCAACCCAAAAATATCACACTTCCACAGACAAGCGCACACGCACTCTGCTCTGCTGCCATCGCGGCTCATCCAAAGCTATAGCTTAGCTCTGCACACCTgcagctcgtcgtcggcgatggGAGCGACCATgcagctcgtcgtcggcctcgccggcgtcgcctcctcctccccccgcctcGCGCCACCCTGCGCCGTggccacggccaccaccaccagcagctgcAGCGTCAGGAAAcagagctgcagctgctgcggcGCCGCCCATCTGCCACGGCGGCTGCAGCACAAACAGCAGAGGAGGTGCGGGATTCGTGTCCACGCCGTCGAgacggacgccgccgccggcggcgaggcggaggccgcACCGGAGGAGCCGCCGAGCGTCGACTTCGCGTTCGTCGCCGTGAGTTTTGTTCACCAATCTCTCTTATCCCGATTCAGTGATTCCTCGCTTTGGTAGTTTCGTTGGTTGATCGATGCGAAGCTCAAAAATGGGCATGGCGTGCGTGCGTGTAGCCGCGGCTGCTGCCGGACGGGACGCCGGACGTGCACTACCggacggcgtgcggcgggcAGAAGCTCCGCGACATCATGCTCGACAACTACATCGACCTCTACGGGCCTTACGTATATTACTGCGCTTAACTTTTAATTATCGTTAATTAATTGCTTCATCGCTTTGCTCTTCGTGCTGTCCTGTTGCTAGtgatgatgctgctgctgctgctgcaggatAAGCTTCTGCTCAACTGCGAGGGAGGTGGAGAGTGCGGGACCTGCATCGTCGAGGTACTATACTAGGCGAGATTCAGAAATGCCAATACTGGTTTTCAACTTCTGATTAGACTTTTCAACtcatttgatttttcttcaGGTAGTTGAAGGCGGTGAACTGCTTTCCCCCAAAACTGATGTTGAGAAGGAATTGCTGAAAAGGGTTTGTTCATCACTTACCCCCGCATGACAAATCACAAACTGTATTTGATTCATTTCCT is a genomic window of Oryza glaberrima chromosome 7, OglaRS2, whole genome shotgun sequence containing:
- the LOC127779827 gene encoding photosynthetic NDH subunit of subcomplex B 3, chloroplastic, giving the protein MGATMQLVVGLAGVASSSPRLAPPCAVATATTTSSCSVRKQSCSCCGAAHLPRRLQHKQQRRCGIRVHAVETDAAAGGEAEAAPEEPPSVDFAFVAPRLLPDGTPDVHYRTACGGQKLRDIMLDNYIDLYGPYDKLLLNCEGGGECGTCIVEVVEGGELLSPKTDVEKELLKRKPKTWRLACQATVGNPDSTGQMVIQQLPEWKIHEWDK